Genomic segment of Nostoc sp. TCL240-02:
ATTCTACGAAAACGATTGAAAAATGAACATTATTACTTGGCTGCTTTTAATGATTGTAGTTTTATTCGGAACCACAGCTAACGTATCCCTAAAATATGGACTTTATGTTTCTAACCCTACTAAGGGAGCTAGCCCATCTATTATAAATCTTTTATTGTCTCGGTATTTTTTAATCTGGTTTGTCTGCTATACATTTATGACTATATTGTGGCTCTATGTATTGCGAACAGTTCCTTTAAGTCAAGCATTTCCAGTTCTAGGACTAATGTATGCACTAATACCGATTGCTTCTCACTATCTTTTAAAAGAGCAGGTTGTATTGAGTCAATGGATAGGAATATCAATTATTATAACTGGTGTAATTCTGGTTGTGAACTGATAGCTTAAAAAGCAACTATTGAGTTTGTTAA
This window contains:
- a CDS encoding EamA family transporter, which encodes MIVVLFGTTANVSLKYGLYVSNPTKGASPSIINLLLSRYFLIWFVCYTFMTILWLYVLRTVPLSQAFPVLGLMYALIPIASHYLLKEQVVLSQWIGISIIITGVILVVN